The Halosimplex litoreum genome has a window encoding:
- a CDS encoding DUF1508 domain-containing protein, with product MATETNSRGAPYDGRLFELYTKYVREPESKIDVYGYTLLVTGYLLAIGGMGVYLLGPSGTGAPNDTVYLVRKIAVVLAAPGLLLSLLGIVSLLPVTNRSLYAAVVGTLVGLGAVGAFGVHYPNNWHFGTPSYSEPIIAVYTFGVAVVAGVVIMVPVVTGERSYFSETTVGREYDHPDIALGKADRGGLFAVFKRDTEWSWRFIDQNAVAGSTGSFLPRLEAEQRVDAVKEQVADAGLLEIKHAAFRLYEGGDGWQWHLLREDGSAVAEGGHDFDSRDTAESAINVIKDHGPDAEVVVREAAAFDVHRRDSAFAWRLVDDDRGPLAEAVETHGDRSGARDDLDAFRERVGAATELLVDAYGVELRSDDDGWRWLLRDDAHRQLASSTGSYESKGVAESAVYDLLERVEGANTVVAGEPTYDVYRTGSDWAWRLVDETGSAVARGVEPVGDAETAAAGAEELQSHAEAAEIVEIEDLEFETYRRGGAWHWRLVDAERSVHARSTDAYDSEEEAAGVVDRVRSEAPEATLIEFDNAAFQVYEAEGGAWRWRLIDEDGTVLADSGQGEYESKDDAMSAMLTLQENAPDAEHLEIEHAAFELFQDDDGWGWRLVDDIGDTIADSATRYDEEEGARGAMDSLVASVSEVDERRMREGIFQVYADGDDEWWWRFVRPDGRVVAESPSAFGTRHQVEAAVESLRSDATDASVTTVGRLAVRLHPDDWHWALVDADREPVATGRVTYDDRAAVESAVSDLQTSAAGTTVYEIRDAAFDCYRSEDGWTWRLVDADHEPLARASATYDDRAAVQSAVERVSALAPDADVVDFDDVAFELRTETDGWTWRLVDEDGRALGAAAGYHDSREAAERDVEAARETFADASVLEIDSAAFEFHRTDEGWQWRLVDDHGDELARSIATFESRVEAQEDLSTVKSLGPDAWVSTAE from the coding sequence ATGGCGACGGAAACGAACAGTCGGGGGGCGCCCTACGACGGGCGGCTGTTCGAACTGTACACCAAGTACGTGCGAGAACCGGAGTCGAAGATAGACGTCTACGGGTACACCTTGCTGGTGACGGGATACCTGCTGGCGATCGGGGGGATGGGGGTCTACCTGCTCGGGCCGAGCGGGACGGGGGCGCCCAACGACACCGTGTATCTGGTGCGGAAGATCGCAGTCGTGCTCGCCGCACCGGGGCTGTTGCTCTCGCTGCTCGGGATCGTGTCGTTGTTGCCGGTGACCAACCGGAGCCTCTACGCGGCCGTCGTCGGGACGCTCGTGGGTCTCGGTGCGGTGGGGGCGTTCGGCGTCCACTACCCGAACAACTGGCACTTCGGGACGCCGAGTTACAGCGAACCGATCATCGCGGTTTACACCTTCGGCGTCGCGGTCGTCGCCGGGGTGGTCATCATGGTCCCGGTCGTCACCGGCGAGCGGAGCTACTTCTCGGAGACGACCGTCGGCCGCGAGTACGACCACCCCGACATCGCGCTCGGGAAGGCCGACCGCGGCGGGCTGTTCGCGGTGTTCAAACGCGACACGGAGTGGAGCTGGCGGTTCATCGACCAGAACGCCGTCGCGGGGTCGACGGGATCGTTCCTCCCGCGGCTGGAGGCCGAACAGCGGGTCGACGCGGTCAAAGAGCAGGTCGCCGACGCCGGGCTACTGGAGATCAAACACGCCGCGTTCCGACTGTACGAGGGCGGCGACGGCTGGCAGTGGCACCTCCTGCGCGAGGACGGCAGCGCCGTGGCAGAGGGCGGCCACGACTTCGACTCGCGCGACACCGCCGAGTCCGCGATCAACGTGATCAAAGATCACGGTCCCGACGCCGAAGTCGTCGTTCGCGAAGCAGCCGCATTCGACGTCCACCGCCGGGACTCGGCGTTCGCCTGGCGACTCGTCGACGACGACCGGGGACCGCTGGCCGAGGCCGTCGAGACCCACGGCGACCGCTCGGGAGCACGGGACGACCTCGACGCGTTCCGCGAGCGGGTCGGCGCGGCGACCGAACTCCTCGTCGACGCCTACGGGGTGGAACTCCGCTCGGACGACGACGGCTGGCGCTGGCTCCTCCGGGACGACGCCCACCGGCAACTCGCGTCGAGCACGGGCAGCTACGAGTCGAAGGGCGTCGCCGAATCGGCCGTCTACGACCTCCTCGAGCGGGTCGAGGGCGCGAACACCGTCGTCGCCGGCGAGCCGACCTACGACGTCTACCGGACCGGGAGCGACTGGGCGTGGCGCCTCGTCGACGAGACGGGCTCGGCCGTCGCCCGGGGCGTCGAGCCCGTCGGCGACGCGGAGACGGCCGCCGCCGGTGCCGAGGAGCTCCAGTCCCACGCCGAGGCCGCCGAAATCGTCGAGATCGAGGACCTGGAGTTCGAGACCTACCGCCGCGGCGGCGCGTGGCACTGGCGGCTCGTCGACGCCGAACGGTCCGTCCACGCCCGCAGCACGGACGCCTACGACTCCGAGGAGGAGGCCGCGGGAGTGGTCGACCGCGTCCGCAGCGAGGCGCCCGAAGCGACCCTCATCGAGTTCGACAACGCCGCCTTCCAGGTGTACGAGGCCGAGGGTGGCGCCTGGCGCTGGCGGCTCATCGACGAGGACGGGACGGTCCTGGCCGACAGCGGCCAGGGCGAGTACGAGTCGAAAGACGACGCGATGAGCGCGATGCTGACCCTCCAGGAGAACGCGCCCGACGCCGAACACCTGGAGATCGAACACGCCGCCTTCGAGCTGTTCCAGGACGACGACGGCTGGGGCTGGCGGCTCGTCGACGACATCGGCGACACCATCGCCGACAGCGCGACTCGCTACGACGAGGAAGAGGGCGCTCGGGGGGCGATGGACAGCCTCGTCGCCTCCGTCAGCGAGGTCGACGAGCGCCGGATGCGCGAGGGTATCTTCCAGGTGTACGCCGACGGCGACGACGAGTGGTGGTGGCGGTTCGTCCGCCCCGACGGCCGGGTCGTCGCCGAGTCGCCGTCGGCGTTCGGCACCCGCCACCAAGTCGAGGCGGCCGTCGAATCGCTCCGGAGCGACGCGACCGACGCGTCCGTGACCACGGTCGGCCGGCTCGCGGTCCGTCTGCATCCCGACGACTGGCACTGGGCGCTCGTCGACGCCGACCGCGAGCCGGTGGCGACCGGTCGCGTGACCTACGACGACCGCGCGGCCGTCGAGTCGGCCGTCTCGGACCTCCAGACGTCGGCCGCCGGGACGACCGTCTACGAGATCCGCGACGCCGCCTTCGACTGCTACCGCTCCGAGGACGGCTGGACGTGGCGCCTCGTCGACGCCGACCACGAGCCGCTCGCCCGCGCGTCGGCGACCTACGACGACCGCGCAGCCGTGCAGTCGGCGGTCGAACGCGTCAGCGCGCTCGCGCCCGACGCGGACGTGGTCGACTTCGACGACGTGGCCTTCGAACTCCGGACCGAGACCGACGGCTGGACGTGGCGCCTCGTCGACGAGGACGGCCGCGCCCTCGGTGCCGCGGCCGGGTACCACGACTCCCGCGAGGCCGCCGAGCGAGACGTCGAAGCGGCCCGCGAGACGTTCGCGGACGCGAGCGTCCTCGAGATCGACTCGGCGGCCTTCGAGTTCCATCGGACCGACGAGGGGTGGCAGTGGCGCCTCGTCGACGACCACGGCGACGAACTCGCCCGGAGCATCGCGACCTTCGAGAGCCGCGTCGAGGCCCAGGAAGACCTCTCGACGGTCAAGTCGCTCGGGCCGGACGCCTGGGTCTCGACGGCCGAGTAG
- a CDS encoding tryptophan--tRNA ligase codes for MHDDSATDAQHTDQSAETDAADGDRTAADRTAADRTAADRTDDEEFTVTPYDVAGTVDYDRLLEQFGADRLTDEQVARFPDHPMVRRRVFYAGRDVDRYLAAVEAGETHSIVTGIGPSGPMHLGHVLVFYLAKRLQEETGAYVYIPLSDDEKFYAKDLSFEEIEAATRSNLRDLLAVGFDPERTRIVVDRLDADVLYPQAARVAADITQSTVDATYGDPDNVGLSFYPAMQATHLLLPQLVHGRHPTLVPIAVDQDPHVRVCRDVAAKERFDVDKPGALLGKFLPALDGPGKMSSSSDAPAIELTDDRETVRAKIVQYAHSGGRVDIDEHREHGGDPSVDVAYQYLHTFFEPDDERVEQLAADYRSGALLSGELKGIAAERIGDFLAEHRKRREALGDLATELAPYRLTEKERARLRPSVFA; via the coding sequence ATGCACGACGACAGCGCCACCGACGCACAGCACACCGACCAGTCCGCCGAGACCGACGCCGCCGACGGCGACCGCACCGCCGCCGACCGCACCGCCGCCGACCGCACCGCCGCCGACCGCACCGACGATGAGGAGTTCACGGTCACACCCTACGACGTGGCTGGGACCGTCGACTACGACCGCCTGCTGGAGCAGTTCGGCGCCGACCGGCTCACCGACGAGCAGGTCGCTCGCTTCCCCGACCACCCGATGGTGCGCCGCCGTGTCTTCTACGCCGGCCGCGACGTCGACCGCTACCTCGCGGCCGTCGAGGCGGGAGAGACCCACTCAATCGTCACAGGGATCGGTCCCTCCGGGCCGATGCACCTGGGCCACGTCCTCGTCTTCTACCTCGCGAAGCGACTGCAGGAGGAGACCGGCGCGTACGTCTATATCCCGCTCTCGGACGACGAGAAGTTCTACGCGAAGGATCTGTCGTTCGAAGAGATCGAGGCGGCCACCCGCTCGAACCTCCGGGATCTGCTCGCCGTCGGCTTCGACCCCGAGCGCACCCGGATCGTCGTCGACCGGTTGGACGCCGACGTACTCTACCCGCAGGCCGCCCGCGTCGCCGCCGACATCACCCAGTCGACCGTCGACGCGACCTACGGCGACCCCGACAACGTCGGCCTGTCGTTCTACCCGGCGATGCAGGCCACCCACCTGTTGCTCCCACAGCTGGTCCACGGCCGCCATCCGACGCTTGTCCCTATCGCCGTCGACCAGGACCCCCACGTCCGCGTCTGTCGCGACGTGGCCGCCAAAGAACGGTTCGACGTGGACAAACCGGGCGCGCTGCTCGGCAAGTTCCTCCCCGCGCTCGACGGCCCCGGGAAGATGTCTTCCTCGTCGGACGCGCCCGCCATCGAACTGACCGACGACCGCGAGACCGTCCGGGCGAAGATCGTGCAGTACGCCCACTCGGGCGGTCGCGTCGATATCGACGAACACCGCGAACACGGCGGCGACCCGAGCGTCGACGTGGCCTACCAGTACCTCCACACGTTCTTCGAGCCCGACGACGAGCGCGTCGAACAGCTGGCGGCCGACTACCGCTCCGGGGCGCTTCTCTCGGGCGAACTGAAGGGGATCGCCGCCGAGCGGATCGGTGACTTCCTCGCCGAGCATCGGAAGCGACGCGAGGCGCTGGGCGATCTGGCGACGGAGCTGGCGCCGTATCGACTGACCGAAAAGGAGCGCGCGCGGTTGCGACCGTCGGTGTTCGCGTAG
- a CDS encoding DUF7261 family protein, translating to MAGIAFSDTRRDRRAQLLLAGAFILAVALIGLTIVFTSSSYTTALVNQENEVVRGADAVSVREAVQADLTRHFEHVYETNPRGSRRAPFEAVVAPVGNETAGHYSRQGRLVNVTMDASGAGFIEGTHIKQGQSAELSNPGGVGPSTKDWIVAENTELRNATFQITDIRARNPQNAINISFDTPASAGGNWSVTLHRSNTSPIELVIRSRSPEGIERTCTRPDPNVAGQDLYVNLDAGTAAGNPCTALAPIDPGRHRYDINITRGQRASGKYWMIVSKPPSDADVTTFSVGSIDAQTDGVLYGARVRYRYHSGTVSYETNVDIAHREIA from the coding sequence ATGGCAGGGATAGCCTTCAGCGATACACGGCGCGACCGCCGGGCGCAACTGCTGCTCGCGGGCGCGTTCATCCTCGCCGTCGCGCTCATCGGGTTGACGATCGTCTTCACGTCGAGCAGCTACACCACCGCGCTCGTGAATCAGGAGAACGAGGTCGTCCGTGGTGCCGACGCGGTGTCGGTCCGGGAGGCCGTCCAAGCCGACCTGACCCGGCATTTCGAGCACGTCTACGAAACCAATCCACGCGGGAGTCGGCGAGCACCGTTCGAGGCGGTCGTCGCTCCGGTAGGGAACGAGACGGCGGGACATTACTCCCGGCAAGGTCGACTGGTCAACGTGACCATGGACGCGAGCGGTGCGGGGTTCATCGAGGGGACGCATATAAAACAGGGGCAGAGCGCGGAGCTGAGTAACCCGGGCGGGGTCGGGCCAAGCACGAAAGACTGGATCGTCGCCGAGAACACCGAGCTTCGGAACGCGACGTTCCAAATTACCGACATTCGGGCGAGAAATCCACAGAATGCGATCAACATCAGTTTCGATACCCCTGCGTCCGCTGGGGGGAACTGGAGTGTGACACTCCACCGAAGCAACACGTCCCCGATCGAGCTCGTGATCAGATCACGGAGTCCCGAGGGGATCGAGCGGACGTGTACTCGGCCCGATCCGAACGTCGCAGGCCAGGATCTCTACGTCAACCTTGACGCGGGCACTGCCGCCGGAAATCCTTGCACAGCGTTGGCGCCGATCGACCCGGGTCGGCACAGGTACGACATCAACATCACGCGGGGACAGCGAGCCAGTGGCAAGTACTGGATGATCGTCAGCAAGCCCCCGTCCGACGCGGACGTGACGACGTTCAGTGTCGGTAGCATCGACGCGCAGACGGACGGCGTCCTCTACGGCGCCCGCGTCAGATACAGGTACCACTCCGGGACTGTGTCCTACGAGACGAACGTCGACATCGCACACAGGGAGATCGCATGA
- a CDS encoding DUF7288 family protein: protein MESDRGQMFALEGVLAALVVLAGIAFALQATVLTPATSGGTESPVEGATLDSVLTTAVESGSLRDALVNDWDGGGFTSGGEGWYTNAYPSNDFGSALRQSLDETVTANVVVSHRTPSNGREQTRLVYNGVPGDGAVRASTVVTLYDRDVCSGACTPTARNQFFAADLDTSSSGQIYNVVEVEVVAWQG, encoded by the coding sequence ATGGAAAGCGACAGAGGACAGATGTTCGCGCTCGAAGGCGTACTGGCCGCGTTAGTGGTACTCGCGGGGATCGCGTTCGCGCTCCAGGCGACGGTACTCACGCCGGCGACGAGCGGTGGGACGGAGTCGCCGGTCGAGGGCGCGACGCTCGACAGCGTTCTCACGACGGCGGTCGAAAGCGGGAGCCTCAGAGACGCGCTCGTGAACGACTGGGACGGAGGCGGCTTCACCAGCGGGGGGGAGGGGTGGTATACGAACGCCTACCCATCGAACGATTTCGGATCGGCGCTACGGCAGAGTCTCGACGAAACGGTGACGGCCAACGTCGTCGTCTCCCATCGGACGCCGTCGAACGGGCGCGAGCAGACGAGGCTCGTCTACAACGGAGTGCCTGGGGACGGCGCGGTCCGCGCGTCGACGGTTGTAACGCTGTACGACCGTGATGTCTGCTCGGGAGCCTGTACACCGACCGCACGGAACCAGTTTTTCGCCGCGGATCTCGACACGAGTTCGAGCGGGCAGATCTACAACGTAGTGGAGGTCGAGGTGGTCGCATGGCAGGGATAG
- a CDS encoding DUF4367 domain-containing protein: MTDDSGSLPMRSALVAVGVLAVALAAAVATGAMPAGTLDGDAQPDGEEVLDRVEQRYESAETLTGEATVTVANASAERSKTVSFVVDRPNRTKLSTTHDGSEYAIGTNGSVAWVYDGANDTARVWELPENASAWNESATEARALAGETDWTGNRSEAAGNHTPNGSHAWNGSEAWHGNHTWNDTSWADWNRSTNVSAWLAENVSVDLRETTTLAGAEVYVVGVESTNESYRGEATVWVDTDDYRVHQLRASYGDNRTTVAFDGVQFDASVHESTFRPPDAASVNTVGQERYDTFDAAQAGTDVTLQRLDSEGYEFDEAVVVTRAGRTVAAQTYTGAANVTVVATGDDLPTMGAASENVTEGETVTVASANATYVERDDGAAVVWDDDGVTRAVLGDLPRDELVELAESVAA; this comes from the coding sequence ATGACAGACGACAGCGGGTCCCTCCCGATGCGGTCCGCGCTGGTCGCCGTCGGCGTCCTCGCAGTGGCGCTCGCGGCGGCCGTCGCGACCGGCGCGATGCCCGCGGGCACCCTAGACGGCGACGCGCAGCCGGACGGCGAGGAGGTCCTCGACCGGGTCGAGCAGCGCTACGAGAGCGCCGAGACGCTGACCGGCGAGGCGACCGTCACCGTCGCCAACGCCTCCGCGGAGCGCTCGAAAACCGTCTCGTTCGTGGTCGACCGACCGAACCGGACGAAGCTGAGCACCACCCACGACGGCAGCGAGTACGCTATCGGCACGAACGGCTCGGTGGCGTGGGTCTACGACGGCGCGAACGACACCGCCCGCGTCTGGGAGCTGCCGGAGAACGCCTCGGCGTGGAACGAGTCGGCGACCGAGGCGCGCGCGCTGGCCGGCGAGACCGACTGGACGGGCAACCGGTCCGAGGCGGCCGGCAACCACACCCCGAACGGCAGCCACGCGTGGAACGGTAGCGAGGCGTGGCACGGCAATCACACCTGGAACGACACCTCGTGGGCCGACTGGAACCGCTCGACGAACGTCTCGGCGTGGCTCGCCGAGAACGTGAGCGTCGATCTGCGCGAGACGACGACGCTCGCCGGCGCGGAGGTGTACGTCGTCGGCGTCGAATCGACGAACGAGTCCTACCGCGGCGAGGCGACAGTGTGGGTCGACACCGACGACTATCGCGTCCACCAGCTGCGCGCGAGCTACGGCGACAACCGGACGACCGTCGCCTTCGACGGCGTGCAGTTCGACGCGAGCGTCCACGAGAGCACGTTCCGGCCGCCCGACGCCGCGTCGGTGAACACCGTCGGCCAGGAACGCTACGACACCTTCGACGCCGCCCAAGCGGGGACCGACGTGACGCTCCAGCGCCTCGACAGCGAGGGGTACGAGTTCGACGAGGCGGTCGTCGTGACTCGGGCGGGTCGGACCGTCGCCGCCCAGACGTACACCGGCGCGGCGAACGTGACCGTCGTCGCGACGGGCGACGACCTGCCGACGATGGGCGCCGCGAGCGAGAACGTGACCGAGGGTGAGACCGTCACCGTCGCAAGCGCGAACGCGACCTACGTCGAACGCGACGACGGCGCGGCCGTGGTCTGGGACGACGACGGCGTGACGCGGGCCGTCCTCGGCGACCTGCCCCGTGACGAGCTGGTCGAACTGGCCGAGTCGGTCGCGGCGTAG
- a CDS encoding DUF7266 family protein, producing MDDRAVSTAVSYVLIVSLALLLTTGLILGTESLIEDQREDTIRQQLEVVGQQLAGTVMTVDRFNETEAVPETAVVTRQFPERIAGSQYQVAVAPDSPGDGRYTIYLDAVDTDVNVSVPVRAADTDVRPTRVNGGTVRVAYVDATAEVVIRSA from the coding sequence ATGGACGACCGTGCAGTCTCGACGGCAGTCTCGTACGTTCTCATCGTCTCGTTGGCGTTGCTGTTGACCACTGGGCTGATCCTCGGCACGGAGTCGCTCATCGAGGACCAGCGAGAGGATACCATCCGCCAGCAGCTGGAGGTCGTCGGCCAGCAACTGGCGGGAACGGTCATGACCGTCGACCGGTTCAACGAGACCGAAGCGGTACCGGAGACGGCAGTCGTGACCCGACAGTTTCCGGAGCGGATCGCTGGATCACAGTATCAAGTAGCCGTCGCTCCCGACTCGCCGGGCGATGGTCGGTACACGATCTACCTCGACGCCGTCGACACCGACGTGAACGTGAGCGTTCCCGTGCGTGCGGCCGACACCGACGTACGTCCAACACGGGTAAACGGCGGAACGGTTCGAGTGGCGTACGTCGACGCCACCGCCGAGGTGGTGATCCGCAGTGCGTGA
- a CDS encoding DUF5787 family protein: MQEFAFELALCARLEGAERVVGRQLGAAVHGRRVADVCLVEPGPEFERRAAITPETVPPLAIESTVGPGTARSVTDAFDCHPDRARAVAERAVELGYFERERTGASTAVRATVRYPDDWFDSLVGIENKPDLDRPGDLRDQLRIDASLGLFDEVILATETYVTGAHLNRLPEAVGVWRFDPETGDREVVREPDQLDADGPGIELLDREAGRAEIRPVTADEKRRQRRRIAERAYGKGWRTYELPDCERCAPDDAEPETFADAGLPWCAWADEIVRPVADCGPACPGYDPVDGDDDSDEEKEGEGRPSAPDTEAVRARRSAWKPDPAGVDRRQAGLDRFL, translated from the coding sequence GTGCAGGAGTTCGCGTTCGAACTCGCGCTGTGTGCCCGCCTCGAAGGGGCCGAGCGGGTGGTCGGTCGCCAGCTCGGTGCCGCGGTCCACGGCCGACGGGTCGCCGACGTGTGTCTGGTCGAGCCGGGGCCCGAGTTCGAGCGCCGGGCGGCGATCACGCCCGAGACGGTCCCGCCGCTCGCCATCGAGAGCACCGTCGGACCGGGCACCGCGCGGTCGGTCACCGACGCCTTCGACTGCCACCCCGACCGCGCCCGCGCGGTCGCCGAGCGGGCGGTCGAACTGGGCTACTTCGAGCGCGAGCGGACGGGTGCGAGCACGGCCGTCCGCGCGACGGTCCGCTACCCCGACGACTGGTTCGACTCACTGGTCGGTATCGAGAACAAGCCCGACCTGGACCGTCCGGGCGACCTGCGGGACCAGCTCCGCATCGACGCCTCGCTGGGGCTGTTCGACGAGGTGATACTGGCGACGGAGACGTACGTCACCGGCGCGCACCTGAATCGGCTGCCCGAGGCGGTCGGGGTCTGGCGGTTCGACCCCGAGACCGGCGACCGCGAGGTCGTCCGCGAGCCCGACCAACTCGACGCTGACGGACCGGGCATCGAGTTGCTCGACCGCGAAGCCGGTCGCGCCGAGATCCGACCGGTCACCGCCGACGAGAAGCGCCGCCAGCGCCGCCGGATCGCCGAACGGGCCTACGGGAAAGGGTGGCGGACCTACGAGCTGCCCGACTGCGAGCGGTGCGCCCCGGACGACGCCGAACCCGAGACGTTCGCCGACGCGGGGCTGCCGTGGTGCGCGTGGGCCGACGAGATCGTCCGTCCGGTCGCCGACTGCGGGCCGGCGTGTCCGGGGTACGACCCCGTCGACGGCGACGACGATAGCGACGAGGAAAAGGAGGGGGAGGGGAGGCCCTCGGCCCCCGACACCGAGGCCGTCCGCGCCCGGCGGAGCGCCTGGAAGCCGGACCCGGCGGGCGTCGACCGCCGGCAGGCCGGGCTCGACCGGTTCCTGTGA
- a CDS encoding SHOCT domain-containing protein gives MVHHPVAGVGLLVSILTLPFGLLTALFVGAAPAAVIFVVGWFLLTPVLFVFAEEIGSLLPDRGTGDESADQSADPLEQLKSRYARGEIDETEFKRRVERLVGVEDLDADGAGDPDLDDFDADGLGADDFDTSGMNDRELPTERE, from the coding sequence ATGGTTCACCACCCCGTCGCGGGCGTGGGGCTCCTCGTCTCGATACTCACGCTCCCGTTCGGGCTGCTCACCGCGCTGTTCGTCGGGGCCGCTCCCGCGGCCGTGATCTTCGTCGTCGGGTGGTTCCTGCTGACGCCGGTCCTGTTCGTGTTCGCCGAGGAGATCGGCTCGCTGCTCCCCGACCGCGGAACCGGCGACGAGTCCGCGGACCAGTCCGCCGACCCGCTGGAGCAACTCAAGTCGCGCTACGCGCGCGGCGAGATCGACGAGACCGAGTTCAAGCGCCGTGTCGAGCGGCTGGTCGGCGTCGAGGATCTGGACGCGGACGGGGCGGGCGACCCCGACTTGGACGACTTCGACGCCGACGGCCTCGGCGCCGACGACTTCGACACGTCCGGGATGAACGACCGGGAACTACCGACCGAGCGGGAGTGA
- a CDS encoding DUF7289 family protein: MRESCRRRERRAQSELIGYVLVFSAVVLAVGGIVTFGVSALDQVQSSTVAANGEFAMESVAADIEELYYGTGTVRNTELTLEAATLETGPPAIVNVTATRGSETVEIDRELDPLVYRVEDTTIAYENTLVVRDQSRGSVAVNDPLLKISDRRAVVPVVETNATSQSVGGGTHRVHSVLNQTTAESISLSRGPVAQRVHLNVTVQSVPDRIDAWERQLNETVGGLTRPSGVPYAGDPACRRPESGHVTCIVETDRVVISHAEIAYELR, encoded by the coding sequence GTGCGTGAGTCATGCCGGCGTCGAGAGAGGCGAGCACAGAGTGAGCTCATCGGCTACGTCTTGGTGTTCTCCGCGGTCGTCCTCGCCGTCGGTGGCATCGTGACCTTCGGCGTCTCGGCCCTCGACCAGGTCCAGTCGTCGACCGTCGCCGCCAACGGCGAGTTCGCCATGGAGTCGGTTGCGGCCGACATCGAGGAGCTGTACTACGGGACGGGGACGGTACGCAACACCGAGCTAACGCTCGAAGCGGCCACGCTCGAGACCGGACCGCCGGCGATCGTCAACGTTACCGCCACACGAGGGAGCGAAACGGTCGAGATCGACCGCGAACTCGACCCACTCGTCTACAGAGTCGAAGACACCACGATCGCCTACGAGAACACGCTCGTCGTCCGCGACCAGTCCCGGGGCTCGGTTGCGGTGAACGACCCCCTGCTGAAAATATCTGATCGACGGGCTGTCGTCCCCGTCGTGGAGACGAACGCGACCAGCCAGAGCGTCGGCGGTGGCACCCATCGGGTCCACTCTGTACTGAACCAGACGACCGCGGAGTCGATCTCACTCAGTCGCGGACCCGTGGCCCAGCGCGTCCACCTCAACGTTACCGTCCAGTCCGTTCCGGACCGGATAGACGCGTGGGAACGGCAACTCAACGAGACCGTCGGCGGTTTGACTCGCCCATCGGGTGTCCCGTACGCCGGCGACCCAGCGTGTCGCCGGCCGGAGTCGGGCCACGTGACCTGCATCGTCGAGACCGATCGAGTCGTGATATCACACGCGGAGATCGCCTACGAACTGCGGTAG
- a CDS encoding DUF7287 family protein — MNRDTHGVGVDDRGQSVFDFSIGVSLFLVVVLAVLVFVPTAFGSLSDDTGIDSEDTLAAERVADYLVETALDRSAASPGLDPLCVLAYFGDGTECAFASDDSFAADSGRAERQPLNVTVEADLTGGDAREVLCYQGGSVVPAASCGTGDTRLTAGPSAVRNQNYVAATRFTRLQGEDVFVVVRTW, encoded by the coding sequence ATGAATCGGGACACTCACGGGGTCGGAGTCGACGATCGCGGCCAGTCAGTCTTCGACTTCTCGATCGGCGTGAGCCTCTTTCTGGTGGTGGTGCTCGCCGTGTTGGTGTTCGTCCCGACGGCGTTCGGGTCGCTGAGCGACGACACCGGAATCGATAGCGAGGACACGCTCGCCGCCGAGCGCGTCGCCGACTATCTGGTGGAGACGGCGCTGGACAGGTCCGCCGCGTCGCCCGGCCTGGATCCGCTCTGTGTACTCGCCTACTTCGGTGACGGAACGGAGTGTGCGTTCGCGAGCGACGACTCGTTCGCGGCCGACTCCGGCCGGGCGGAAAGACAGCCGCTCAACGTGACGGTCGAGGCCGACCTCACGGGCGGGGACGCACGCGAAGTTCTGTGTTATCAGGGGGGATCAGTCGTTCCAGCAGCCAGTTGTGGGACAGGGGACACGCGACTCACAGCGGGACCGAGCGCGGTTCGGAATCAGAACTACGTCGCAGCCACCCGCTTCACGCGGTTGCAGGGGGAAGACGTGTTCGTCGTAGTGAGGACGTGGTAA
- a CDS encoding gamma carbonic anhydrase family protein — protein sequence MDSREYAFEGQRPEVHGYAHVSREATLVGDVTVEANANVWPGAVLRGDVGPVRVGRESAVGDNATVHVSEIGERVMVGHSAVLNDTVVEDGALVGFNATVSDAVIGAGSIVAMGTVVPPGYEVPSDSFVRGTPARVTPLSETSIDPAAVFEAFSSGDYANLADRHEELFGGAAADADAE from the coding sequence ATGGACAGCCGCGAGTACGCGTTCGAGGGGCAGCGGCCGGAGGTACACGGATACGCCCACGTCAGCCGGGAGGCGACGCTGGTCGGCGACGTGACCGTCGAGGCGAACGCGAACGTCTGGCCGGGGGCGGTCCTGCGCGGGGACGTGGGGCCGGTCCGGGTAGGTCGCGAGTCGGCGGTCGGCGACAACGCGACCGTCCACGTCTCCGAGATCGGCGAGCGAGTGATGGTGGGTCACAGCGCCGTGCTGAACGACACGGTCGTCGAGGACGGTGCCTTGGTCGGGTTCAACGCCACCGTCAGCGACGCCGTCATCGGCGCCGGCAGCATCGTCGCGATGGGCACCGTCGTCCCGCCGGGCTACGAGGTGCCGTCCGACTCGTTCGTCCGCGGGACCCCGGCCAGGGTCACCCCGCTCTCGGAGACCAGCATCGATCCGGCGGCCGTCTTCGAGGCGTTCAGCTCCGGCGACTACGCCAACCTCGCCGACCGCCACGAGGAGCTGTTCGGCGGGGCCGCGGCGGACGCGGACGCGGAGTGA